Within Primulina tabacum isolate GXHZ01 chromosome 5, ASM2559414v2, whole genome shotgun sequence, the genomic segment TAATCTGAATCTGTGGGATTGATCTTCAATCCGTCCACACTGTGTCCTCTTGCCCAAGGCATCTAGAAGCACCATCTTATGTGCCGTTGAATCACGCTTTTCATGGAACTGATGAGtttgcttcttctttttttaagTCGTGCTAACGACTACGCCTTTTCTTTCCTTTATACTTCCGAGTTGCCTTTTCTAATTCTAGAAAGATACTTTTGGAAAATATAACTCTGAGTGTGAGCTGCATTAAAGTCAAATGTTGGTTTTGGTTATTACCTTTCCATGAATGATGAAACTAACCAGATATAGCATGAAAGTCAATGGAATTTTACATTTTCTTTATGGCTAAAGATCCCAGACCCCAGAGATTTTCCTACCAGTAAGCAACTGATTTTCAATCTCATGAAAATAGTGCCTTTTCGTACAAAAAAAAATGTCAAATTTATACAAATGGCGTCACTTAGTCTTCGTCTTTTAGCCTTGGAACAAATTTACTGTGGATAGACACTTTTCTAAAAAAAGTACATTGGCTGGGCACAAAATCTTCTCCAAGATCATACTCAAGCATGTTGTGAACGACCAAATTAGCTGCATCTTAGTTCAGAAGTGAGAAATATACCGGTAAAGCGTAGAGGTATGCACCGCGACGATTCTACCACAGCTGATTTTAATGATTCTCAGGGTCCTCATTGTTAGGAAAAACCTCGTCATCCTTCATGTACTTCTCCTGTATGGCGGCAACTTTGAACCTTCATAAGTTAAGGAACATTAATAAAATTCATACAAGAGAAGGGTCAAGTAAAAGAAGACGTTAATCAGGCGATCAGGCATGCACTATATACAGACAGCTTTGAAGATATTGTGTCAAAATGTCAACACTATGACCACTTAGGCAGAGATGTGATCAAAATTTCGATATTTTCTTTTCTAAAGTGGGGATGGGGAAAAACATTTCAATGGAAAGGAGAATTAGAGGGCAAATCGCAATCGTAATATCAAATAAATGGCATTCAGTTATATATAGTAATGACGACATAACTCGAATCTATTCAAATTTATGGCTTGATCATTGTGCCAAATGCAAGGTGCGGCCTCACAAGATAGAGAGGTGATTATTACTAAAGTATAACACACATTCAAGTAACTGGAGAGCGATTACTCTTGCCCAGTGGTCACTACTCTACTCATTTAACACTTCCACATATGAATCAACATGTAAGAACTAAAAAATCCAGTTCATGCCGGAGGAAAATTTCAATCTTGTGGGTACAAAGGATAGATATGCTAGTGAGTTGCAAGTAAAGAAAAAAGACATGAAGACAGCAATTTAGAAATCCATATAGCTAGATAAAACATCCAAGTAGAAAAAGGATATCTATAATAATCCCAATCAACGGGACCAACTGTGATTTTACTAAACTCGATCGCACTCGCTTCAATGCCAGCAAATATATACCCGTTGCTCTTGTCAATAAGTTTAACGAGATTTCCAACACTCACTTTATCCTGAAAAATCACGTTTAAAGAATAAGGGCATGGATAATAAGTATGGATTAATGGAGATGTGAACACCAAGGTTCTAAAAAGTGCTAGGCGGTCGGCGGGCGGCCACCCACCGCCTAGCGCCTAGGTGCCTAAGCGGCCACCTAGACGGCGTCTAGgcggtttttttttaaaatatattaattaattataaaaatacataaaatattttataatacaaaaaattaGTTAAACTATGCATGAATGTGTTCCAACATTTTCATTATTAATTTTCAACCATGCTTATTAATgtgcataaattttttatatgcatatatttcaacaaaatatgcataaatttgtttaaccatttttttaaaaaaattatattttaaaattcaatttttaaaaaaaaaaaatcgaaccgCCTAGACAGTTTGTTATAATCGCCTAAGCGGTGCCTAGACTGCCTAGGTGGCCGATTTTTCCAGCACCACCTAGAGCCACCGATTTTCTAAAAATCGAGGTGGTAGGTGACCACCTACCGCCTAGGCGGTCCTAGGCACCACCTTTTAGAACAGTGGTGAATACACATACTTGAATATCTAAAGTCGTGAAATTGACAAGACTGTAATCTTCTATCACCTCGCACAGCTCCTTCGTTAGCTTCCTGAGCCAGAAAATTGAACAAAATTGAGCATAAGCCAGCCATAGATTACTTAAATTCTAAGCAAATTTGGAATCAGAAAATTGTCATCCACAACTAAAATGCAAATCAGAAAGGGATTGCCTGATTAAGAAAAAGGATGGTGGAATGATTGTACACACCGGTTACACAAAACAAAGTCATACAATTTTTTTatgcttttttttttatgtgtaccttcaataaaaattataaCTAACTCCTAGATGTGTTACATATAcattttacaagaaaatggtATCCAGATTGAGAATTTGCAAAATAGGACggacaaaaaattaaaatatacgtGTTTACAATGCACCTGTGAGTTAAAGAAGGCCAAATCAtatgaattaaaattttcataacaAGCATAAAGGTAGTAATTGACATGATTCAATACATCACTTTATCAAATCAACAATACATGAAAAAAATAGCACGGTTGAAAAGTGAGCAATATGTTCTCAAGCTGATAAATTGGTGCCAATTTCTTCCGGTAAGACTAACAAAAAATGACTTAATATACTAAATGGCAACCTATTGGAAAAACAGAACGAAGAAGAGGGACACAattagtattttctaaaaaaaataaaaaaacctaaacatgcatatatcactTAAGACTTTGTAAATACTTGTACTTAGCCGATCGAGGATCCTGATCGAGGTAGTGCTGCAAATAAGATAGATCTTGTACATCGGTATAAAAATCAAGGTTGAAAGCTGCAAAACAATCCAACAATGAAGTTAGAAAAGCGTGTTCGGGATATGTACTAGAACGGAAACAAATCTACATGTAACTGGTGTGGAAAGAAGATAGTTCTAACCAAGCTTTCCATAGCTTTCGATAAGATCAATCTTAGACAAAACGTTGACATGCGGGAGTTCCAAGTGTAGCATAGTAGACAAAGACAAAAGCAATGCACTCACATACTTTCCAGGATCACTGCAAAGATGGGCATCGACTAAGTGCACTGCCGTTAACTGCAGGAGGTAGAGATCATATCAAGAGTTTAATACAAGAATCATATCAACTAGCCGGTCAATTATTGGTTCAAGTGTCAATGCGCATTGAAAATCTAGATGGATTTAATGGATGTGTGTAAGTAATAATTAACTAGGAAAATAAGACACACCCTGAGATTTAAGTCCTTCATGAGTTTCATGATAACTCTCTTTGCATTTTCGTGAAGGAAAAACAGTTCCACTTGGCCAGGGAAATCGAAGAGAAGATAGTGATCTGCAAAAATTAAGAAAGGAAACACTTTTTGATGGAAGTACTTGGCAGAAACACATTCAAGAATCTCAAATTAAATGAACATTGGATTCTGGAAATGCAAGCAAGGTTTGTTTTGTTGATAACAAAAACTTATTTTGTATTGCTAACATATTTTATCAAGTGTGTATTAATAGATAATCATTTGAAGTTTAATGATTCACCAAAAGGTTGGTTAAAGTTTATATTGATGTTTAgatggaaaatctttaagagAGAGTTCATGCGTTGAGAATCAAAAACAGCAAAGAAAGGTCATTTGCCACAAGGTGAGCAAAACAGATAGGTGGCGTAGTTTTTGGAATGACAGCACAGCTTACCATCTGGTAGGATAACATCCTGGAATGGCAGTAAAGCGGTCATCTCCAAGCACGTTTGAGTATTTTGATTATAACTCGTTACTATGTGATCCAAATGATGTATATGTAAAAAAAACGTTTAGAAAGGGCAACTCATACTCCTAAAATTTATGTCTGAACAACTTGTCCTAATAACCATTGTATGCCGGATAAAAATCAACAGAAATATGTGTTTGACATAGAAACGGAACAGCGAGCTTATTGACAGACATGCTGCAGTTGATTAAGCATGTATCGCCTCATCCAAATAGAATGAGTCAGTATGAATATCGAGAAAAGGTGGAGAGCTACAGCTTTTTCACGCAGCATTTCATAAACTTTGCCCACACATGGAAAAACAGCAGTGCTCCAACTTTTATGTTGACACTTTAAATTCGAAAAATAGAAGTACCTAAGGCATAAAAACAGATGGGCGATTCAAGACAGATTTCCAAGACATATTTGACAGTTGGGGAAGTGCAGACATTTCAGAAAGTTTATCCAACTGCAAATTTATTGCGTCTCTAACAGCAGGTAGTTTGTCATGTCTAATGACTAGTTTATCATTTAAACCTACAAATTCATGATCTGAAAGCCTAAATAAGAAGGTTGAACGAGCTAGCAATAGAAGATCAAATCAAAGAGTTCAACCAAATAAACACTCCCTTTGCCATAAAgttttataaaagaaaaattaactTATTGGATTAAATGATGTGGTCTTATCATCTAGACTTTAAACAACATGAAAGCTGCTGTATCGAGAGAATATTTCGTGTAAAGCTCTAGAACACTTAATCGAGTTAGAGTTGGATGTAAAATTGCCCGAGTGATTGTCTAATCTTTTACACTAGTGAAGTAGTGATCGTGCCAGATAAATCATGAAAGGTGTTAGCTGGAGTGCTGAACAAAGTAATTTCTAGGTGATGTCAATTGTAAGTAGTCAAACTAGTAGATTCTTCCCAAATGGAAGAAGAGAGTGGAAAGATCCAGCATTTGAACCTCTATACACTTGTATATTTGATTGCATTTTCTTCCATTATACTTGcacttaatatttaatatttatgatGCATATTGGAAGCATTTtatgtttgataaaatatttcaacTTGCTAACTCAAGTTAATAAATATCACATGAAGTAAAGTTTAACCTTCGTATTTAAAGAATGAATTAAGGCAAGTAATAGGCATTTATTGTTAAACTATGCCAAGAAACAAGAAGTTTTTCATTCAACCCCTTTCAGATTATCTATCATGAACCAtccatatataattattaaggAACTCTAATGATAAATCACTACTCAAGGTACAAGCTTTCAAGTGTTAGACTTTTCGTACCATCCACAAacaaaagaacaagaatatatccTAGATTCGCCACAAGTTACAAAACATGGTCAAGAAACACTTATGGATTGAGATCAGCAAACCTAATGTTCTTTTGTTAGCGATCATTAGCAGCCTAAAAAACTAAAACAAATAATACTTGGAGATGCCTTTAATACTATGtcttatttttctttgtcaatgTAAAGGTGATAGAGACCCAATGAAATGGTCgagttttaattcaagtttgATCCACATTGTAAACACTTGAACTGAATCAACTGAATGAATAACAAACCAGAGAATACATTAAGATTATTGTCACGCCCCAGGCACGGGCCCGCGTCtacgtgactgcacaatgagcccctatagcaactacttagTATTCGTCCTcatttttacgaaaatgattaacccaattTACTATAAAAGTCCATTGTAAgaccattataaactcattttaaatctttaatttttaagatgtgggacaagggtatcacaatcATCCCTCCTTCAGAACGCGACGTCCTCGTCGTGGCCTAACCACTCGATCCACCAACGCCGAGAAActagaggtggctcctacaggttcaagaggtggctccagTCATGTAACACTTTGCcccgcaggttcaagaggtggctcccatgcacgtagcactttgccccgcataaCACTTATTTCCCGATATTCCTTGATggtgaccggctctgataccattctgtTACGCCCCGAGCCTGGTCCCACGGCTGCGTGTCTGCACAAagggcccctatagcaactacttcgtatctGTCCTCGCTTTTACGAAAATaattaacccaagttgctatagaagtctaTTGTAAacccattataaactcattttaaatctttaatttttaagatgtgggacaagggtatcacaatTATATGGTATGAAATTCCTTATTTCCCTGATTACGATAAATAAGGGGCGAGCCAAATAAATCAAAGAATCATTCAGAATCAGCTGCAGACATGAAACTCCAAATATGTGTAAGTATGCAGAAAAacgaaaaattaaatattacgaAAATTAAGGGGTGAGACAAATATATCAAAGAATCATTCAGAAATCTGCTGCAGACAGGAAACTCCAAATATGGGTAAGAATGcatcaaaaagaaaattaaatactaTAGCAAGTAACCTTTGAGCAAGGGTTTCAGTTTGGATTCTAACCAATCAATGTTCTTCTCCAAATAGTCCATGCAATAAATAAGACCTATAAAACATAGTAAACTGTTTTTCAGATTCAGGATCCGAGGCATCAAAATGACTCGTAACACATATTTACAAGTcacattataataaattacaGAGAGAaaaaacatttgcaataaaTATTCACTACACCAGAAAAGGTGGGAATTATTATGCAGACGAGGAGTATTCAGTTTTCAAACTTTTTTGAAACATTTGTTAGAGGCATCTACAAAAAAACACAATGTAGCATGTAGGTTTTAAGCCTGAGCAATCTGGAAATATTATTAACAACGCATGTTTGTTGTTTAAAACCATGAAAATTTGTCAGTCCGGATAAAGTTTCTGCATCCGAAGTCATTTATACACGGCAGTTATCATAGTCATTTTCAGACCATGAAATGATCAAGGCGTTATATTACGAATCACATTCCTAAATGCTGACTATATACAAATTCAAGAAAGAGTTTACAAACAAGCTTAGAACAAAAAAATTAACAGGAAAAACAAGTATAAGTCAATCAATAAAAGGAGCTGCGGTGTCCAAATCCATCTAAACAAAACATCGAAAGAGGAACTTGAAGCTAGCTGATGTTGCCCAACAAAAGTTTTACAGTGCACCTCGAAAGGCACCTAACTTgaatcacatgaaaatattgGCAGTCAAGATAGTAAAAAACCGAAAATATTTCCAAACACATGAAGCTGAAACACAGCATAATGCACTCACTTCCGTTCGGACCAAGAGAATGCTCAGCCATGACATCGGAAAGTTTAATCAACTCCTCAATGTTTATAGCACAATCATATCTTTATTAGATAAGAATAAACTCATCGACCAAAATCACAACGCATACAAACACACAACTAATGAGCAATTCTATCACAAGCTACTAAAATACCAAATAATTGGATACGGTAAAGAATCATTAGCGGGATCCAAATTAATTACAGCGACCTTCCTGCAAtccattaaagaaaatatttaattaattacaacTGCAAACATGAAAACCcaactcatattttaaattttaataatacatTTTTGAGATTCTAAATGCTTCGGCACTTAAAAGAATAATGCTATCGTCCTTCAGAAAAGCTCTAGTGTTACCTGCCGATGAGTGGCAGGAATTGGGACATGCCATTGCAATATGTCGTCTTTCCGGAGCCCGGAGGCCCTATCACCACCTGACCAAACACCATCTTTCTCTTTCGTTATCTATTATTTACTTGCACAATTTCTGTGTGTAAAAATCGTAGTTTCCAACGGTTTCGGATTGGAATTGCTGTTAGGTTTATGGATTGGAAGATTCCAGCTGCACAAAAAGGCTTAAACCCCTTTCGATTTCAATTAAAATTCtacattttataattataaaagtaaaaatGCGTAAAAAAAAGGGGCATTCCGAGAATCGAACTCGGGACCTCTCGCACCCAAAGCGAGAATCATACCACTAGACCAAATGCCCTGGATGCCTTAGGTTTATGCTTTCTTAATatgtataataaaaaatataagctATAGCTACAGAATTTATTGGGAGCTTGTGACACTCATAATTAGGTAGACTCTTATTTTTTGCTCTTGATCATATATGGAATGATATTACATGCTTCAAAGAGTGATATAATATAGGAAATTGACTTGAAATTGAAAGCAAGCCAGCATACATGTTGATGAACCAATACCGAGGAAGATCTGTTTGGTGCAAATAATACAACATTAGTTAATTACACATTTTTGTTTTATACAACGTTTGACTTAATTCTTATAATAACTAAagttataaataatatattatacatattttATAATCACATCTCATAAATCAAAcgatctatatatatgtatatatatgtgtctatatatatatatatctattatatatataaatatgtgattttatatgtgaatTTCCCTTTATCTCTTTATTAATTGTTTGCTTTACATTAATTACTTATTTTAAATGTGTCTTTTCTTTCTccttattcatattttaaatatgtgtgattattaatattttattttttatgtttatctacattataatatgttatttttatccaatgatatcttttcattatataaattaatgtttGGTTTTTTCATGTCTACccacattataatatgttatttttaattcaatgatttagattttttatttatcatttcattatgcaaattaaatttttaaagtttagaAATAACTCATTATcgaattgtgaatttttttttgtgtcttcttaattttttttcatgtccGCATGTGACAGTTTGCCAGAATTTATGTGCTTAAATTAAAGTTTTTTGCAACCAAAATTTTTTTgcattttatatttataaattatttaaataaaacactGTAAAAGATCGTTGTGATTTGAGCCGTCAATTTGGGTTGAGTCTGTCGATTTGGCCTGCACCGCCAAACAGTTTAAGTTAGTTGGGTTGAAATTTTGTCGACCCATTTAAAGGTGAGCCTAAATGTGCTCGCAcgagtttatattaaatatctatatatctaatattatcgattttcaatcatgaattcttgatataaaatggaaaatattagtttgatttcaaaatTGTGATGTTACTATCTTGTACACAAATTGTGGGTTGTTGAGACATTTTGGCATTCATTCAAAATTGAGTGTCAAAGTTGACATTTGAGTTGTATTTTTGGATTCCTAACAATATGTTCgtcaacatattatttttttaagttaGTTTTATCAGTATCGTGAGGGGTAAATATGTTCATTACAACATATCAATATTATCATctctttaaattaatattcactTTCATGTTTGACATATTATGGATCTTGGTAAAATGaggaataataaattcaaacaaACGAATACACAAAATTATGGGGCAAAACCATAACTATATGGTAGCggaaattaatatataaatttttagtgaatttatcgATGTTTAGATGTATAACAAatcttatatcataatatataaaatttcaaccttataaatgaaataaatcaaacatatatgaaatatacaaaattttattacatatacaatcaaataatttattataattatattttattatacaaGAATTCTTGTTAAACTCAGTGATTGTGGATTTAACATCTATTAAATCAGCAAACTAAAAAGCGTGTCAATTAAACTGATTGAGTAATCACATATTCTTgaattttctaattaattttttatgttgaTAATTTGTTTCATTTAATATTCTAAATTATAAGACATCGTTACTATAACTAAAGacacatttttttaaatgttcataagGACTCAATCACCAACTCatatggaaaaaaatatttatcgacATACTTTATTGAAAACTATTCTAATTAATTCAGCGTATTTGCtgaaaattttctaattaattaagaaaaaattatttacaataatcatatttaatctTTTTGGACTAACactatttattttataagataTTCATCGTAATTCTTTATTTGTatgttaatctttaaatatgaattataatgtatattgttttttctaaaagttattaaataatgatttaatacATTTATTCGACACTTCaatattaacattttaaaatatattaattttatattgtaTGCGTACAAAACTTCTAATCATgattataaaaattcaataaaaattctaaaaatgaattaggtagaatataaaaaattacacaattaatcaaaagacataaaataaaaactaaataattgtCTATTATCTATAAACTACTAATACCGACTTAAAAAGATTGAAGTCGGTGAGAGTGGAGGCCACtatgtactaaaaaaattaaaagttaatacTCGAATGAGTCACACTGCAAAGttagtgaaataaaaacaaaagacaAAGTgggttaataaaaatattataatgggCTAAGTTGAATGTAACgcatatatataagtatatcaCTTGGTCTCACCTTATGTTTTGTCATTGTACAAAGCGAAAGTTTATGCACTATAATGtccacattttcttaatttttctcttgatttgaaatttaatttcATCATCTATTGGTTTTTAAAGATATATTAGAATTTTTTCTAAACATTTAATCTTAAACGTGATCAATAAACCAAATAATTAGTATACTTTGtatacaataataaatatattaatatattcgaagatataaaaagtaatgtattgagaagaataaaaaaaaatgttagaaTTAATACTATAATTATCTAAtgtcaatattaaatttaacaTCCTATATTCGAAAATGTGTTTATTGATTTAAAGAATATGATgataaactaaaaataataatttatttatcattataCGTAATAATAATGTGATTGTTATTCGGAATCAGAAAATGATGTACTTAGacttttttattaaattgtataaacaattctttcaatatttttaatGGATAAACATGTTAaatctattaaaattaaatagtaaaatttaatgatgaatatgaatgtaTTAATTCAATTTTTAATTTGGGTTTCGGGGTTTTGTCAACATGCTATACAtacacgtatatatatatatgtatgtatgtatatatatattctgatttttcttttattttaaaatataaattttcaaataaatgaaaaatgattttttttcccTCTGCTACTCATGTAGAATATCAAGTATATATTCTACTCAAAtctcttataaattcatatgataTAGTAAAAGGTTATTTGCATAAACTTATTTGTTGGGTATAATAATTGATCATGTTGGATAGAGTAATTGAAATGttgtgcttgagctgttgtactatttaaaatatttgatttacaCTGTTACCATAATCTATAGGTTTTGATAAAACAGTAAACGCTTGAgcttacaattggtatcagagccaagatcGCGACTTTGATTTTCATTGATTGCAATTGGTGCAATTATTAGGGGAGATAGATTGTTTGGTACAATAATTGTCCACAATGGGTAGGCGCTTGAGCTCttgtatgattttaagatttgaCTTGCATAGTTACTATcagttatagcttttggtaaagcgataAACGCTCGATCCTATATTATTTGATTGTAAAGCTAGAAGAAACATGTTGCATCAACTTTTAGTTTTGAATTGATCCCTTACATGTTACTCGATTTTTAAATTCTacatttttcaaatattattatatattgaattataatttatccctttcaaattggataaatatacaataaaactcatgtaaatattattaacaaaaacattcaaatgaaatattggatttgtcgataatcaaaataagaaataaacaaattttgatccttgagtgagaaataagatatttaaataaaattataattgttACAATGAAATAGTGCACCTACATGCATTTatcactatattttacaattaaaatgtaaaaaaaagTTTTCacgtattatttttatatcatatttaaaataattatgaatc encodes:
- the LOC142547444 gene encoding GPN-loop GTPase QQT1-like isoform X2, with protein sequence MVFGQVVIGPPGSGKTTYCNGMSQFLPLIGRKVAVINLDPANDSLPYDCAINIEELIKLSDVMAEHSLGPNGSLIYCMDYLEKNIDWLESKLKPLLKVTSYNQNTQTCLEMTALLPFQDVILPDDHYLLFDFPGQVELFFLHENAKRVIMKLMKDLNLRLTAVHLVDAHLCSDPGKYVSALLLSLSTMLHLELPHVNVLSKIDLIESYGKLAFNLDFYTDVQDLSYLQHYLDQDPRSAKYKKLTKELCEDKVSVGNLVKLIDKSNGYIFAGIEASAIEFSKITVGPVDWDYYRYPFSTWMFYLAIWISKLLSSCLFSLLATH
- the LOC142547444 gene encoding GPN-loop GTPase QQT1-like isoform X1 translates to MVFGQVVIGPPGSGKTTYCNGMSQFLPLIGRKVAVINLDPANDSLPYDCAINIEELIKLSDVMAEHSLGPNGSLIYCMDYLEKNIDWLESKLKPLLKVTSYNQNTQTCLEMTALLPFQDVILPDDHYLLFDFPGQVELFFLHENAKRVIMKLMKDLNLRLTAVHLVDAHLCSDPGKYVSALLLSLSTMLHLELPHVNVLSKIDLIESYGKLAFNLDFYTDVQDLSYLQHYLDQDPRSAKYKKLTKELCEVIEDYSLVNFTTLDIQDKVSVGNLVKLIDKSNGYIFAGIEASAIEFSKITVGPVDWDYYRYPFSTWMFYLAIWISKLLSSCLFSLLATH
- the LOC142547444 gene encoding GPN-loop GTPase QQT1-like isoform X5 → MSWLSILLVRTEVLFIAWTIWRRTLIVTSYNQNTQTCLEMTALLPFQDVILPDDHYLLFDFPGQVELFFLHENAKRVIMKLMKDLNLRLTAVHLVDAHLCSDPGKYVSALLLSLSTMLHLELPHVNVLSKIDLIESYGKLAFNLDFYTDVQDLSYLQHYLDQDPRSAKYKKLTKELCEVIEDYSLVNFTTLDIQDKVSVGNLVKLIDKSNGYIFAGIEASAIEFSKITVGPVDWDYYRYPFSTWMFYLAIWISKLLSSCLFSLLATH
- the LOC142547444 gene encoding GPN-loop GTPase QQT1-like isoform X4, whose amino-acid sequence is MILYRIQLFGLIYCMDYLEKNIDWLESKLKPLLKVTSYNQNTQTCLEMTALLPFQDVILPDDHYLLFDFPGQVELFFLHENAKRVIMKLMKDLNLRLTAVHLVDAHLCSDPGKYVSALLLSLSTMLHLELPHVNVLSKIDLIESYGKLAFNLDFYTDVQDLSYLQHYLDQDPRSAKYKKLTKELCEVIEDYSLVNFTTLDIQDKVSVGNLVKLIDKSNGYIFAGIEASAIEFSKITVGPVDWDYYRYPFSTWMFYLAIWISKLLSSCLFSLLATH
- the LOC142547444 gene encoding GPN-loop GTPase QQT1-like isoform X3; its protein translation is MVFGQVVIGPPGSGKTTYCNGMSQFLPLIGRKVAVINLDPANDSLPYDCAINIEELIKLSDVMAEHSLGPNGSLIYCMDYLEKNIDWLESKLKPLLKDHYLLFDFPGQVELFFLHENAKRVIMKLMKDLNLRLTAVHLVDAHLCSDPGKYVSALLLSLSTMLHLELPHVNVLSKIDLIESYGKLAFNLDFYTDVQDLSYLQHYLDQDPRSAKYKKLTKELCEVIEDYSLVNFTTLDIQDKVSVGNLVKLIDKSNGYIFAGIEASAIEFSKITVGPVDWDYYRYPFSTWMFYLAIWISKLLSSCLFSLLATH